The following are encoded in a window of Apis mellifera strain DH4 linkage group LG10, Amel_HAv3.1, whole genome shotgun sequence genomic DNA:
- the LOC412174 gene encoding dynein intermediate chain 2, axonemal isoform X1 produces the protein MQYIYTKQRLEFGKQCNFTNYQKIEVDIKPHAGYMNHYIQVNPTTRATQCSNIYSVHEVNTNTATFKDNGMCHSEGGWPKDLNAKDIEQTMRYKRKIEKDELYIHTMLQLLPPMEQCISQNNVCNIYEQYFSYMEPVSLIQQVYSRTVNVYRDILPIKRQITHLSWSPDQGNRFAASYCNTDFKNAINDNSQSYIWDVENPNIPCVTLKPFCPILTLEYNPKDSNILISGLMTGQVACWDIRKGSELVETSSMEFSHRDLCNKVLWINSKTGTEFFSASKDGQIMWWDIRKLQMPTETLVIDLYKPDDQNINKAIGISALQFEPSMGTRFMCGLENGIVISGNRKGKTSSEKIATRFKAQYGPVISLERNPTFVKNFLTVGDWTTRIWSEDCKESCIAWTPGHRDFLMGGAWSITRFSVFFLIKMDGTLDIWDLLIQQDSPVLSVKVCDEVLTYIKPHEQGQLAAIANKKGTIFLLEFSKALTTNQKNDKVLFTTFLDRETRREKVKEAKSREQRLKMKSLRNINFENECPIGNIKNDEKNLKYFNNHNEILIHCEEDYENAIKAELIKEQKQETIVNNKCIINRETN, from the exons atgcAATACATTTATACAAAACAGCGATTAGAATTTGGAAAACAatgtaattttacaaattatcaaaaaatagaaGTTGATATTAAACCACATGCAGGATATATGAATCATTATATTCAAGTAAATCCTACAACTCGGGCAACTCAAtgtagtaatatatattctgttCATGAG gtGAATACCAATACTGCAACTTTTAAAGATAATGGTATGTGTCATTCTGAAGGTGGTTGGCCAAAAGATTTAAATGCAAAAGATATAGAACAAACTATGAGATATAAacgtaaaatagaaaaagatgaattatatattcatacaatGCTTCAATTGTTGCCt cCAATGGAGCAATGCATTTCGCAGAataatgtatgtaatatttatgaacaatattttagttatatgGAACCAGTTTCTTTAATACAACAAGTGTATTCACGTACAGTTAATGTATATCGTGATATTTTACCAATCAAAAGACAAATAACACATCTTTCATGGTCACCAGATCAAGGAAATCGTTTTGCAGCTAGTTATTGTAATactgattttaaaaatgcaataaatgaCAATTCTCAATCATATATTTGGGATGTAG aaaATCCAAATATACCTTGTGTGACTTTAAAACCATTCTGTCCAATTCTAACACTGGAATACAATCCCAAAGATAGCAACATATTAATTAGTGGATTAATGACTGGTCAAGTAGCTTGTTGGGATATTAGAAAAGGATCAGAACTAGTTGAAACAAGTTCAATGGAATTTAGTCATAgagatttatgtaataaagttTTATGGATAAATTCTAAAACTGGCACAGAATTTTTCAGTGCTTCAAAAGATGGAcag ataatgtGGTgggatattagaaaattacaaatgCCTACAGAAACATTAGTAATTGATTTATACAAACCTGATGatcagaatattaataaagcaaTTGGAATTTCTGCATTACAATTTGAACCATCCATGGGTACACGTTTTATGTGTGGTCTTGAAAATG GTATAGTAATATCAGGAAATCGCAAAGGTAAAACTTCAAGCGAAAAAATTGCAACAAGATTCAAAGCACAATATGGACCTGTAATAAGTTTAGAAAGAAACCCaacatttgttaaaaattttttaactgttGGAGATTGGACAACAAGAATATGGTCTGAAGATTGTAAAGAATCTTGCATTGCTTGGACAcc tggTCACAGAGATTTTTTAATGGGTGGAGCTTGGAGTATAACAcgattttctgtattttttttgataaaaatggatGGAACATTAGATATATgggatttattaattcaacaaGATTCTCCAGTTCTTAGCGTGAAa gTTTGTGATGAAGtgttaacatatataaaaccaCATGAACAAGGACAATTAGCAGCAATAGCTAATAAGAAAggaacaatatttttacttgaattttcaaaagctTTAACAActaatcaaaaaaatgataaagttttatttacaaCA ttTCTTGATAGAGAAACACGTAGAGAAAAGGTAAAGGAAGCTAAAAGCAGAGAAcaaagattgaaaatgaaatctcttcgaaatataaattttgaaaatgaatgtccaataggaaatataaaaaatgatgaaaaaaatcttaaatattttaataatcataatgaaatattaatacattgtgAAGAAGATTATGAAAATGCTATAAAAGCA gaattaataaaagaacaaaaacaAGAAACAATAGTAAATAACAAATGCATAATAAACagagaaacaaattaa
- the LOC551435 gene encoding protein disulfide-isomerase: protein MKIFALTIVIICFFTFSLAKIEIEDSVLVLTKDNIEEAIEQNDYLLIEFYAPWCGHCKALAPEYAKAAKKLQDGGFPIKLAKVDAIIETELAEKHGVRGYPTLKFYRKGSAIDYSGGRQADDIVNWVIKKSGPAAKNLSTVEEAKSFIESHNIAIIGFFKDIESDGAKVFLEVGNAVDDHVFGISNNDKVFNEYGVEDGKIVLFKKFDEGRKEFNEELDVKKLQNFISVHSLPLVVDFNQDTVQKIFSGDIKSHLLVFLSKEAGHFEEYVDKIKEPAKKFRGEVLFVTINADESDHERILEYFGMKKSEVPAMRIIKFEQIMAKYKPEKPEISSENVLEFVTAFIEGKLKRHFLTQDLPEDWDKNPVKVLVGTNFHEVAYDKKKNVLVEFYAPWCGHCKQLAPIYEALGEKYKDSENLVIAKMDATANELKDVKVSSYPTITLYKKETNEAVEYNGERTLEGLSKFIDSDGAYGQAAEEAQEEDEDDDVPRKDEL from the exons ATGAAGATTTTTGCATTaacaattgtaataatttgtttttttacttttagtcttgcaaaaattgaaatcgaagaTTCGGTTTTAGTGCTTACAAAAGATAACATCGAAGAAGCAATCGAACAAAATGATTACCTGCTCATTGAATTTT aTGCACCATGGTGTGGACATTGTAAAGCTTTAGCGCCTGAATATGCCAAAGCAGCTAAAAAATTACAGGATGGTGGTTTTCCTATAAAATTAGCTAAAGTTGATGCAATTATTGAAACAGAATTAGCTGAAAAACATGGAGTTCGTGGATATCCTactcttaaattttatcgtaaagGATCGGCTATTGATTATAGTGGAGGTCGTCAAGCAGATGATATTGTAAATtgggtaataaaaaaatcaggcCCTGctgcaaaaaatttatcaacagTTGAAGAAGCTAAATCATTTATTGAGTCACATAATATTGCTATTATTGGATTCTTTAAG gatatagaatcagatggtgcaaaaGTATTTTTAGAAGTTGGTAATGCTGTTGATGATCATGTATTTGGTATaagtaataatgataaagtTTTCAATGAGTATGGAGTAGAAGATGGTaaaattgttttgtttaaaaag ttTGATGAAGgcagaaaagaatttaatgagGAACttgatgttaaaaaattacaaaacttCATTTCTGTACATTCACTGCCATTAGTTGTTGATTTCAATCAAGATACAGTACAAAAGATATTTAGTGGTGATATCAAAAGCCATCTTCTTGTCTTCCTTAGCAAAGAAGCTGGTCATTTTGAAGAATatgtagataaaattaaagaaccgGCAAAAAAATTCCGTGGAGAg GTTTTATTTGTGACAATTAATGCTGATGAATCTGATCATGAACGCATCTTAGAATATTTTGGTATGAAAAAAAGTGAAGTACCTGCTAtgcgtattataaaatttgaacaaattatGGCTAAATACAAACCAGAAAAGCCAGAAATATCCAGTGAAAATGTTTTGGAATTTGTAACTGCATTTATTGAAGGCAAATTGAAAAGGCATTTTCTTACGCAAGATTTGCCAGAAGATTGGGATAAGAATCCTGTGAAAGTTCTTGTTGGTACTAACTTCCATGAAGTTgcatatgataaaaagaaaaacgttttagttgaattttatgctccatgGTGTGGGCATTGCAAACAACTAGCTCCTATATATGAAGCA cttggagaaaaatataaagacagTGAAAATTTAGTTATAGCAAAAATGGATGCTACTgcaaatgaattaaaagatgTTAAAGTTAGTAGTTATCCAACAATTactctttataaaaaagaaacaaacgaa gCTGTAGAATATAATGGCGAAAGAACGCTTGAAGgactttctaaatttattgattctgATGGTGCTTATGGTCAAGCTGCAGAAGaa gctcaagaagaagatgaagatgatGATGTGCCAAGAAAAGATGAATTATAG
- the LOC412174 gene encoding dynein intermediate chain 2, axonemal isoform X2, translated as MQYIYTKQRLEFGKQCNFTNYQKIEVDIKPHAGYMNHYIQVNPTTRATQCSNIYSVHEVNTNTATFKDNGMCHSEGGWPKDLNAKDIEQTMRYKRKIEKDELYIHTMLQLLPPMEQCISQNNVCNIYEQYFSYMEPVSLIQQVYSRTVNVYRDILPIKRQITHLSWSPDQGNRFAASYCNTDFKNAINDNSQSYIWDVENPNIPCVTLKPFCPILTLEYNPKDSNILISGLMTGQVACWDIRKGSELVETSSMEFSHRDLCNKVLWINSKTGTEFFSASKDGQIMWWDIRKLQMPTETLVIDLYKPDDQNINKAIGISALQFEPSMGTRFMCGLENGIVISGNRKGKTSSEKIATRFKAQYGPVISLERNPTFVKNFLTVGDWTTRIWSEDCKESCIAWTPGHRDFLMGGAWSITRFSVFFLIKMDGTLDIWDLLIQQDSPVLSVKVCDEVLTYIKPHEQGQLAAIANKKGTIFLLEFSKALTTNQKNDKVLFTTRNT; from the exons atgcAATACATTTATACAAAACAGCGATTAGAATTTGGAAAACAatgtaattttacaaattatcaaaaaatagaaGTTGATATTAAACCACATGCAGGATATATGAATCATTATATTCAAGTAAATCCTACAACTCGGGCAACTCAAtgtagtaatatatattctgttCATGAG gtGAATACCAATACTGCAACTTTTAAAGATAATGGTATGTGTCATTCTGAAGGTGGTTGGCCAAAAGATTTAAATGCAAAAGATATAGAACAAACTATGAGATATAAacgtaaaatagaaaaagatgaattatatattcatacaatGCTTCAATTGTTGCCt cCAATGGAGCAATGCATTTCGCAGAataatgtatgtaatatttatgaacaatattttagttatatgGAACCAGTTTCTTTAATACAACAAGTGTATTCACGTACAGTTAATGTATATCGTGATATTTTACCAATCAAAAGACAAATAACACATCTTTCATGGTCACCAGATCAAGGAAATCGTTTTGCAGCTAGTTATTGTAATactgattttaaaaatgcaataaatgaCAATTCTCAATCATATATTTGGGATGTAG aaaATCCAAATATACCTTGTGTGACTTTAAAACCATTCTGTCCAATTCTAACACTGGAATACAATCCCAAAGATAGCAACATATTAATTAGTGGATTAATGACTGGTCAAGTAGCTTGTTGGGATATTAGAAAAGGATCAGAACTAGTTGAAACAAGTTCAATGGAATTTAGTCATAgagatttatgtaataaagttTTATGGATAAATTCTAAAACTGGCACAGAATTTTTCAGTGCTTCAAAAGATGGAcag ataatgtGGTgggatattagaaaattacaaatgCCTACAGAAACATTAGTAATTGATTTATACAAACCTGATGatcagaatattaataaagcaaTTGGAATTTCTGCATTACAATTTGAACCATCCATGGGTACACGTTTTATGTGTGGTCTTGAAAATG GTATAGTAATATCAGGAAATCGCAAAGGTAAAACTTCAAGCGAAAAAATTGCAACAAGATTCAAAGCACAATATGGACCTGTAATAAGTTTAGAAAGAAACCCaacatttgttaaaaattttttaactgttGGAGATTGGACAACAAGAATATGGTCTGAAGATTGTAAAGAATCTTGCATTGCTTGGACAcc tggTCACAGAGATTTTTTAATGGGTGGAGCTTGGAGTATAACAcgattttctgtattttttttgataaaaatggatGGAACATTAGATATATgggatttattaattcaacaaGATTCTCCAGTTCTTAGCGTGAAa gTTTGTGATGAAGtgttaacatatataaaaccaCATGAACAAGGACAATTAGCAGCAATAGCTAATAAGAAAggaacaatatttttacttgaattttcaaaagctTTAACAActaatcaaaaaaatgataaagttttatttacaaCA AGAAACACGTAG